In a genomic window of Leucoraja erinacea ecotype New England chromosome 8, Leri_hhj_1, whole genome shotgun sequence:
- the LOC129699375 gene encoding interferon-inducible GTPase 5-like gives MMAGAVPNLCYNRRDVLDMVAAYRRGGMQGLQLAIDDKNKQLSNVHVRIAVMGESGSGKSTLINTLLDLDDEEAAPTGFKETTTKITPYSHPSLPNVHYYDFPGFNTPNFPVEAFMKKTKFAEYDLGIIVIERWTANDQLLAKALKKAGKPFHVVRSKIDQIVTSERGKKVYNEDVMLQRVRKNCCSSLEKAGMGKTRVFLYSKYNLKAYDFPELKKAVVSDLSDTQKQLFLLSLPNTSEDSINEKREVLRVSIECMAVISAATAVIPVPGLSLACDLVLIASNILVMRKILGLDDGSLRKLSQRVGKSQDDLRRDTEHAWVFGEIKREQVMLLLQRSKVAAALTVAELVLDFVPILGSVFGEPTSYWVTRRMLTNLLEEMVETAKIVLRNAEAAASATPGGAAGY, from the coding sequence ATGATGGCCGGTGCTGTACCCAATCTGTGTTACAACCGCAGAGATGTGTTGGACATGGTGGCAGCTTATCGCCGTGGAGGTATGCAAGGCCTTCAATTGGCCATCGATGACAAAAACAAACAGTTGAGCAACGTGCATGTTCGGATAGCGGTGATGGGGGAGTCTGGAAGTGGCAAGTCGACCCTGATCAACACTCTGCTCGACTTGGATGATGAAGAGGCTGCCCCAACCGGGTTTAAGGAGACCACCACCAAAATAACACCGTACTCCCACCCCAGCCTTCCTAACGTCCACTACTATGACTTTCCCGGGTTCAACACGCCCAATTTCCCAGTGGAAGCGTTCATGAAGAAAACTAAATTTGCCGAGTATGACCTGGGCATAATTGTAATTGAGCGGTGGACGGCTAATGACCAGTTACTGGCCAAGGCGCTGAAGAAGGCGGGCAAACCCTTCCATGTGGTGCGCTCCAAGATCGACCAAATTGTCACATCAGAGAGGGGCAAGAAGGTTTACAATGAAGACGTGATGTTACAGCGTGTGAGGAAAAACTGCTGTTCCTCgctggagaaagcagggatggggaAGACTCGTGTTTTCTTGTATTCCAAGTACAACTTGAAAGCGTACGACTTCCCCGAGCTAAAGAAGGCCGTGGTGTCCGATCTGTCGGACACACAGAAGCAGCTATTCCTGCTGTCGCTTCCCAACACAAGCGAAGATTCAATAAATGAGAAACGCGAGGTTCTGCGAGTGAGCATTGAATGTATGGCGGTCATCTCGGCGGCAACCGCTGTCATTCCCGTACCGGGTTTGTCTTTGGCTTGTGACCTGGTGCTCATTGCCTCCAATATCCTGGTCATGCGGAAGATCCTGGGCCTGGATGATGGGTCTCTCCGGAAATTGTCCCAAAGAGTGGGCAAAAGTCAGGATGATCTGCGGAGAGACACCGAGCACGCATGGGTGTTCGGGGAGATCAAACGGGAGCAGGTGATGCTGTTACTGCAGAGAAGCAAGGTGGCGGCGGCACTGACAGTCGCCGAGCTCGTCCTCGACTTTGTCCCAATTCTGGGCTCTGTCTTCGGGGAGCCAACGTCGTATTGGGTGACTCGCAGAATGCTGACAAATTTACTGGAAGAAATGGTGGAAACAGCTAAAATAGTCCTGAGAAacgctgaggcagcagcttcgGCAACTCCTGGTGGAGCCGCGGGTTATTGA